A genomic region of Burkholderia humptydooensis contains the following coding sequences:
- a CDS encoding FAD-dependent oxidoreductase: MREFDYLLIGGGIASVSAARTLRGEDASASIAILCGEPVLPYQRPPLSQEFLMGAAQPASITLHDAAFYASQRIDIVLDARAEHLDRAKRIVRASNGVAYRYHKLLIATGASAKVPELPGIGLDGVHVLHTVAQAQALKDASAHARRATVLGGGFLGVEIAATLQALGLQVTLVEHAPDVMPTLRAPALASHFDALCKARGIEVLTSREVRRVLGDARVEAVETSDGGTRPCDLFVAAVGVTPNCGWLDGSGLVLGDGVEVDAFLQTADPDVFAAGDVAHFGDPIFGVRRRIEHWDNAVRQGRIAARNMLGRRLPYRDVSIFYGSVFGLSYNLLGYPAGATETIERGSFEDSSYTLLYLADDVLRAAFTIDRPAGEIAALNDAIRLHVNVAAQKSKLSDPNFALDRLPVQTILILQGGGALGAFECGAIKALEQHGVRPDVISAVSIGAFNGAIVASHPTGASKALEAFWRDMSIALPLPHGSQWHQAWLSTYVLSFGVPNFLKPQWSRLGFDADRLRAKWTSFFDASSIEKLIERYVDFDSLGMSPTRLLIAAVDVETGEPRIFDSYVDRLSPTHLLASGSLPPGMPWTVVDGRPYWDGGVVSNSPLDLVIARCGQIGGRVFIVDLFSGTKTLPTNLVEVMLRREEIAYMDRVRNDLRFEEYASDFRDLVDGILAHVDAPAANEIRQQPLYIRLMGNRAAIDIERITLNRDGRLSFIEDYDFSSDAIAQLQKQGYDAALAALANGRAQRRRAHRGA; encoded by the coding sequence ATGCGTGAATTCGACTATCTGCTCATCGGCGGCGGCATCGCGAGCGTCAGCGCCGCGCGGACGCTGCGCGGCGAGGACGCGTCGGCGAGCATCGCGATCCTCTGCGGCGAGCCCGTGCTGCCGTATCAGCGCCCGCCGCTCAGCCAGGAATTCCTGATGGGCGCCGCGCAGCCCGCGAGCATCACGCTGCATGACGCGGCGTTCTACGCATCGCAGCGCATCGACATCGTGCTCGACGCGCGCGCCGAGCACCTCGATCGCGCGAAGCGGATCGTGCGCGCGTCGAACGGCGTCGCATACCGTTACCACAAGCTGCTGATCGCGACGGGCGCGAGCGCGAAGGTGCCCGAGCTGCCCGGCATCGGGCTCGACGGCGTGCACGTGCTGCACACGGTCGCGCAGGCGCAGGCGCTGAAGGACGCGAGCGCGCACGCGCGCCGCGCGACGGTGCTGGGCGGCGGTTTTCTCGGCGTCGAGATCGCCGCGACGCTGCAGGCGCTCGGCCTGCAGGTGACGCTCGTCGAGCATGCGCCCGATGTGATGCCGACACTGCGCGCGCCGGCGCTCGCGAGCCATTTCGACGCGCTCTGCAAGGCCCGCGGCATCGAGGTGCTGACGAGCCGCGAGGTGCGCCGCGTGCTCGGCGACGCGCGCGTCGAGGCGGTCGAGACGAGCGACGGCGGCACGCGGCCGTGCGATCTGTTCGTCGCGGCGGTCGGCGTCACGCCGAACTGCGGCTGGCTTGACGGCAGCGGCCTCGTGCTCGGTGATGGGGTCGAAGTCGACGCGTTCCTGCAGACGGCCGATCCGGACGTGTTCGCGGCGGGCGACGTCGCGCACTTCGGCGATCCGATTTTCGGCGTGCGGCGGCGGATCGAGCACTGGGACAACGCGGTGCGGCAGGGCAGGATCGCCGCGCGCAACATGCTCGGGCGCCGGCTGCCGTATCGCGACGTGTCGATTTTCTACGGCAGCGTGTTCGGGCTGTCGTACAACCTGCTCGGCTATCCGGCCGGCGCAACCGAGACGATCGAGCGCGGCTCGTTCGAGGATTCCTCGTACACGCTGCTCTATCTCGCCGACGACGTGCTGCGCGCCGCGTTCACGATCGACCGGCCGGCCGGCGAGATCGCCGCGCTGAACGATGCGATCCGGCTGCACGTGAACGTCGCCGCGCAGAAGTCGAAACTGAGCGATCCGAACTTTGCGCTCGACAGGCTGCCCGTGCAGACGATCCTGATCCTGCAGGGCGGCGGCGCGCTCGGCGCGTTCGAGTGCGGTGCGATCAAGGCGCTCGAGCAGCACGGCGTGCGGCCCGACGTGATCTCCGCGGTGTCGATCGGCGCGTTCAACGGCGCGATCGTCGCGAGCCACCCGACGGGCGCGTCGAAGGCGCTCGAAGCGTTCTGGCGCGACATGTCGATCGCGCTGCCGCTGCCGCACGGCTCGCAGTGGCATCAGGCGTGGCTGTCGACGTATGTGCTGTCGTTCGGCGTGCCGAATTTCCTGAAGCCGCAATGGTCGCGGCTCGGCTTCGACGCCGATCGGCTTCGCGCGAAATGGACGAGCTTCTTCGACGCGTCGTCGATCGAGAAGCTGATCGAGCGCTACGTCGATTTCGATTCGCTCGGCATGAGCCCGACGCGCCTCTTGATCGCCGCAGTCGACGTGGAGACGGGCGAGCCGCGCATCTTCGACAGCTACGTCGATCGCCTGAGCCCCACGCATCTGCTCGCGAGCGGCAGCCTGCCGCCGGGAATGCCGTGGACCGTCGTCGACGGCCGGCCATACTGGGACGGCGGCGTCGTCAGCAACTCGCCGCTCGATCTCGTGATCGCGCGGTGCGGGCAGATCGGCGGACGCGTGTTCATCGTCGATCTGTTCTCGGGCACGAAGACGCTGCCGACGAACCTCGTCGAAGTGATGCTGCGCCGCGAGGAAATCGCGTACATGGACCGCGTTCGCAACGATCTGCGCTTCGAGGAATACGCGAGCGATTTTCGCGATCTCGTCGACGGCATCCTCGCGCACGTCGACGCGCCGGCCGCGAACGAGATCCGTCAGCAGCCGCTCTACATCCGGCTGATGGGCAATCGCGCGGCGATCGACATCGAGCGGATCACGCTGAACCGGGACGGGCGGCTGTCGTTCATCGAGGATTACGATTTTTCGTCGGACGCGATCGCGCAATTGCAGAAGCAGGGCTACGACGCGGCGCTCGCCGCGCTCGCGAACGGCCGCGCGCAGCGCCGGCGCGCGCATCGCGGCGCGTGA
- a CDS encoding TraR/DksA family transcriptional regulator — MAAFDEHQLQVLGALLRACRQALQADVRAGERQRANEPYANLAGPAPDEGDEANADLFVDVGHALIGMKLAELRDVDAALQRIARRDYGFCADCGQPIAYERLLARPTALRCASCQRAHERRFATQPRPSL, encoded by the coding sequence ATGGCAGCGTTCGACGAACATCAACTCCAGGTTCTGGGCGCCCTGCTGCGCGCGTGCAGGCAGGCGCTCCAGGCGGACGTGCGCGCAGGCGAGCGGCAGCGCGCCAACGAGCCGTATGCGAACCTCGCGGGCCCCGCGCCCGACGAAGGCGACGAGGCGAACGCGGATCTGTTCGTCGACGTCGGCCATGCGCTGATCGGCATGAAGCTCGCCGAGCTGCGCGACGTCGATGCGGCGCTGCAACGGATCGCGCGGCGCGACTACGGCTTCTGCGCGGATTGCGGGCAGCCGATCGCCTACGAGCGCCTGCTCGCGCGCCCGACCGCGTTGCGCTGCGCATCGTGCCAGCGCGCGCACGAGCGGCGGTTCGCGACGCAGCCGAGGCCGTCGCTGTGA
- the phaZ gene encoding polyhydroxyalkanoate depolymerase: MLYAWLEAQREFFRACQPWAGAAQHASASASARPAGWPTWGPMARAADAVPAPPPFAIASVAIDGAAVPVDECIVDDTPFCALRKFSRRLDGGAAARSAVFLCTPLAGHHAVMLRETVETMLATRDVYVTDWRNARDVPPDAGAFGLDDYVCTLEHFIAGADGDRLHLMAVCQATVPALAAAALLAARGVHVASVALLGGPIDTRSHPTLVDRFALEHDLDWFRRAAIDVVPPPYAGAGRRVYPGFIQHAAIVVAHPQRRVSLESRYWAAWMTGDLASAARCLREMNEYGAVLDMTERYFLDTIRVIFHERLLAQGRWSIGCRRVAPEQLTRTALCTIEGGRDDIAGTGQTHAAHELCNAVPDAARERITEPDCDHYDLFLGPHWRRSIHPALDAFWARAEAARRAASEPPRGAQSVEPEHRITH; encoded by the coding sequence ATGCTGTACGCGTGGCTCGAAGCGCAACGTGAATTCTTCCGCGCATGCCAGCCGTGGGCGGGCGCCGCGCAGCACGCGAGCGCGAGCGCGAGCGCGCGCCCGGCCGGCTGGCCGACATGGGGCCCGATGGCGCGCGCGGCCGATGCGGTCCCCGCGCCGCCGCCGTTCGCGATCGCATCGGTCGCGATCGACGGCGCGGCCGTCCCGGTCGACGAATGCATCGTCGACGACACGCCGTTCTGCGCGCTGCGCAAGTTCTCCCGCCGGCTCGACGGCGGCGCGGCCGCGCGCTCCGCGGTCTTTCTGTGCACGCCGCTCGCCGGCCACCATGCGGTGATGCTGCGCGAGACCGTCGAGACGATGCTCGCGACGCGTGACGTCTACGTGACCGACTGGCGCAACGCTCGCGACGTCCCGCCCGACGCGGGCGCGTTCGGCCTCGACGACTACGTGTGCACGCTCGAGCACTTCATCGCCGGCGCGGACGGAGACAGGCTGCACCTGATGGCGGTCTGCCAGGCGACGGTGCCCGCGCTCGCGGCCGCCGCGCTGCTTGCGGCGCGCGGCGTCCACGTCGCGAGCGTCGCGCTGCTCGGCGGCCCGATCGACACGCGCTCGCACCCGACGCTCGTCGACCGCTTCGCGCTCGAACACGACCTCGACTGGTTCCGCCGCGCGGCGATCGACGTCGTGCCGCCGCCGTATGCGGGCGCGGGGCGGCGCGTCTATCCGGGCTTCATCCAGCACGCGGCGATCGTCGTGGCGCATCCGCAGCGGCGCGTGTCGCTCGAAAGCCGCTACTGGGCCGCGTGGATGACGGGCGATCTCGCGTCCGCCGCGCGCTGCCTGCGCGAGATGAACGAATATGGCGCGGTGCTCGACATGACCGAGCGCTATTTCCTCGACACGATCCGCGTGATCTTTCACGAGCGGCTGCTCGCGCAAGGCCGCTGGTCGATCGGCTGCCGCCGCGTCGCGCCGGAGCAGCTCACGCGCACTGCGCTCTGCACGATCGAAGGCGGCCGCGACGACATCGCCGGCACCGGCCAGACGCACGCCGCGCATGAGCTGTGCAACGCGGTGCCCGACGCCGCGCGCGAGCGGATCACCGAGCCGGACTGCGATCACTACGACCTCTTTCTCGGCCCACACTGGCGGCGCTCGATCCATCCGGCGCTCGACGCGTTCTGGGCGCGCGCGGAAGCGGCGCGGCGCGCGGCCAGCGAGCCGCCGCGCGGCGCGCAGAGCGTCGAGCCCGAGCACCGAATCACGCATTGA
- a CDS encoding ribonucleotide reductase N-terminal alpha domain-containing protein produces MRTINKRTRVGRHADSFVRMIGIMDDQPICDAVFADRYALPGENSRAQACARVARALALAEPAATRSSAARRFYRNLLNGALGAGRIMARAGAAPDQTMASCFVHPIRAPAALTRFQPNLDEALDEARLALAMGADLGYDFSDIPPAGARPDADQPTSPGVRAALDRFDRIGAQAGERDGRHRAQLAVLRCDHPDLSAFATAKCGRERGHAHRTTLELAVAVTDAFMQAVEQDLPWTLRHPAPPRDAASGALPAADGAWTYASVPARNLWREIVAAARDGAGPGLVFVDAIDAADPLRGRERIDATSPCGAQPLPPYGSAMLGAVDLSRFVRNPFGAGGEPRFDFAAFDAAVRVEVRLLDNALDIARWPLAAHARESYQKRRIGVGVTGLADMLAMMRLRYDSPAAREMARYIASDLRNLAYSASAELAAERGAYPLCDRHAHLDALRAGPPLPHAVCHAIERDGLRNSHLTSFAPAVGVSLAFGDNCSPGIEPARAWIEHRTVRAGAAGAPGMRAENHAHRLFRSLRGERVALPEYFATEADIAPGDRLAMRAALQPCVDAGIGNTLTLASHYSLEEVNALLFAAWRAKLKSVAIRRTDLARDAQSGDGDRA; encoded by the coding sequence TTGCGGACGATCAACAAACGCACGCGCGTCGGTCGCCACGCCGATTCGTTCGTCCGCATGATCGGCATCATGGACGACCAACCGATCTGCGACGCCGTATTCGCCGACCGCTACGCGCTGCCGGGCGAGAACTCGCGCGCCCAGGCGTGCGCGCGGGTCGCTCGCGCGCTCGCGCTCGCGGAGCCGGCGGCGACGCGCTCGAGCGCCGCGCGGCGCTTCTACCGGAACCTGCTGAACGGCGCGCTCGGCGCGGGCCGCATCATGGCGCGCGCGGGCGCCGCGCCGGACCAGACGATGGCGAGCTGCTTCGTGCATCCGATCCGCGCGCCCGCCGCGCTCACGCGCTTTCAACCGAACCTAGACGAGGCGCTCGACGAAGCGCGCCTCGCGCTCGCGATGGGCGCCGACCTCGGCTACGACTTCTCGGACATCCCGCCCGCTGGCGCGCGGCCCGACGCGGACCAGCCGACGTCGCCCGGCGTGCGCGCGGCGCTCGACCGGTTCGATCGCATCGGCGCGCAGGCGGGCGAGCGCGACGGCCGCCACCGCGCGCAGCTCGCGGTGCTGCGCTGCGACCATCCGGATCTGTCCGCATTCGCCACAGCGAAGTGCGGTCGCGAGCGCGGACATGCGCACCGGACGACGCTCGAGCTCGCGGTGGCCGTCACCGACGCGTTCATGCAGGCGGTCGAGCAGGATCTGCCGTGGACGCTGCGGCACCCCGCGCCGCCGCGCGACGCGGCGAGCGGCGCGCTGCCCGCCGCGGACGGCGCATGGACGTATGCGAGCGTGCCCGCGCGCAATTTGTGGCGCGAGATCGTAGCGGCCGCGCGCGACGGCGCGGGGCCCGGCCTCGTGTTCGTCGACGCGATCGACGCCGCCGATCCGCTGCGCGGCCGCGAGCGAATCGACGCGACGAGCCCGTGCGGCGCGCAACCGCTGCCGCCGTACGGCAGCGCGATGCTGGGCGCGGTCGACCTGTCGCGCTTCGTGCGCAATCCGTTCGGCGCCGGCGGCGAGCCGCGCTTCGATTTCGCCGCGTTCGACGCGGCCGTGCGCGTCGAGGTGCGCCTGCTCGACAACGCGCTCGACATCGCACGCTGGCCGCTCGCCGCGCACGCGCGCGAGTCGTACCAGAAGCGGCGGATCGGCGTCGGCGTGACGGGGCTCGCGGACATGCTCGCGATGATGCGGCTGCGCTACGATTCGCCGGCCGCGCGCGAGATGGCGCGCTACATCGCGTCCGACCTGCGCAATCTCGCGTATTCGGCATCGGCCGAACTCGCCGCCGAGCGCGGCGCGTATCCGCTGTGCGACCGCCATGCGCATCTCGACGCGCTGCGCGCGGGGCCGCCGCTGCCGCATGCGGTCTGCCACGCGATCGAGCGCGACGGGCTGCGCAACAGCCATCTGACGTCGTTCGCGCCCGCCGTCGGCGTGAGCCTCGCGTTCGGCGACAACTGCTCGCCCGGCATCGAGCCGGCGCGCGCGTGGATCGAGCACCGGACGGTGCGCGCAGGCGCGGCCGGCGCGCCGGGGATGCGCGCGGAGAACCACGCGCACCGGCTGTTCCGGTCGCTGCGCGGCGAGCGCGTCGCGCTGCCGGAGTATTTCGCGACCGAAGCGGACATCGCGCCGGGCGACCGCCTCGCGATGCGCGCGGCGCTGCAGCCATGCGTCGACGCGGGGATCGGGAATACGCTGACCTTGGCGAGCCATTACTCGCTCGAGGAGGTCAACGCATTGCTGTTCGCCGCGTGGCGCGCGAAACTGAAGAGCGTCGCGATACGGCGAACGGATCTCGCGCGCGACGCGCAATCGGGCGACGGCGACCGCGCTTAG
- a CDS encoding bifunctional aminoglycoside phosphotransferase/ATP-binding protein, whose product MTTGAIAARRSPHCGSRAAGSASSRATTIPGGDEMRRSRQPKPAKSADLPSRARGAARTTAIRGNGPRRRAVRERAARRLSREIDATLRRASTYPHPAGRIVRIETHISVVYLVGRFAYKRLKPFDFGFANFGDLAARRRACEAELTLNRPLAAPIYLATGPVVRRTRGLRLFGAGAAVDHVVRMRRFDERMLFSRLLARGALGAADIDAAATRLAAYHLHAPRDVPRRAYGSAHELRKQIDDVFAPLERALGAALPAALRAWCGRRCDELAVHLDARRADGYVRACHGDLHLNNVVKRGRHALMFDCIDFDDALRWIDVINDLSFLLMDLRAHDRADLAHRLLNRWLDETGDFAGLAALPLYVAYRALVRALVATMRAGGGGAARAELARQYVDVAAHAARARRPCLLLCHGYSGSGKSVASRALADVSGAIRLSSDSERKRARPFAAVDARPLPAAAYTPQQIDAQYARLRALARDVLRAGYTALVDATFLSHARRARFVALARETGVPVFILDFHASRACLERRVDARAAAQNDRSDAGAAVLAAQLATADPLDAGERARAIGFDTDVPLATIRSAGYWRAVLDVLDAASADAPATG is encoded by the coding sequence ATGACGACGGGCGCGATCGCGGCGCGGCGGTCTCCACACTGCGGCAGCCGCGCGGCAGGCAGCGCCTCATCCCGCGCGACCACGATCCCCGGAGGTGACGAGATGCGCCGTTCGCGCCAGCCGAAGCCCGCGAAATCCGCCGACTTGCCGAGCCGCGCACGCGGCGCCGCGCGCACGACCGCCATCCGCGGCAACGGCCCGCGGCGGCGCGCCGTGCGCGAACGCGCGGCGCGCCGCCTGTCGCGCGAAATCGACGCGACGCTGCGCCGGGCGTCGACGTATCCGCATCCGGCCGGCCGCATCGTGCGCATCGAAACGCACATCTCCGTCGTCTATCTCGTCGGACGCTTCGCATACAAGCGCCTGAAGCCGTTCGACTTCGGCTTCGCGAACTTCGGCGACCTCGCCGCGCGCCGCCGCGCGTGCGAAGCGGAGCTCACGCTGAACCGCCCGCTCGCCGCGCCAATCTATCTCGCGACCGGCCCGGTCGTGCGTCGCACGCGCGGCCTGCGCCTGTTCGGCGCGGGCGCCGCCGTCGATCACGTCGTCCGGATGCGCCGCTTCGACGAGCGGATGCTGTTCTCCCGGCTGCTCGCGCGCGGCGCGCTCGGCGCGGCGGACATCGACGCCGCCGCGACGCGCCTCGCCGCGTACCATCTGCACGCGCCGCGCGACGTCCCGCGGCGCGCGTACGGCAGCGCGCACGAGCTGCGCAAGCAGATCGACGACGTGTTCGCGCCGCTCGAACGCGCGCTCGGCGCGGCGTTGCCGGCGGCGCTGCGCGCGTGGTGCGGGCGGCGCTGCGACGAACTCGCCGTGCATCTCGACGCACGGCGAGCCGACGGCTACGTCCGCGCGTGCCACGGCGACCTGCATCTGAACAACGTCGTGAAGCGCGGCCGGCACGCGCTGATGTTCGACTGCATCGATTTCGACGACGCGCTGCGCTGGATCGACGTGATCAACGATCTGTCTTTTCTGCTGATGGATCTGCGCGCGCACGATCGCGCCGATCTCGCGCACCGGCTGCTGAACCGCTGGCTCGACGAGACGGGCGATTTCGCGGGTCTCGCCGCGCTGCCGCTGTACGTCGCGTATCGCGCGCTCGTGCGGGCGCTCGTCGCGACGATGCGCGCGGGCGGCGGCGGCGCGGCGCGCGCCGAGCTCGCGCGCCAATACGTCGACGTCGCCGCGCACGCGGCCCGCGCGCGCCGCCCATGCCTGCTGCTGTGCCACGGCTATTCGGGTTCGGGCAAATCGGTCGCGAGCCGCGCGCTCGCCGACGTGTCCGGCGCGATCCGGCTATCGAGCGACAGCGAGCGCAAGCGCGCGCGGCCGTTCGCGGCGGTCGACGCGCGGCCGCTTCCCGCGGCCGCGTACACGCCGCAGCAGATCGACGCGCAATACGCGCGCCTGCGCGCGCTCGCGCGCGACGTGCTGCGCGCCGGCTACACGGCGCTCGTCGATGCGACGTTTCTCTCGCATGCGCGCCGCGCGCGTTTCGTCGCGCTCGCGCGCGAAACCGGCGTACCCGTGTTCATTCTCGATTTCCATGCGAGCCGCGCATGCCTCGAACGACGCGTCGATGCGCGCGCCGCCGCGCAGAACGATCGCTCGGACGCGGGCGCGGCCGTGCTTGCGGCGCAACTCGCGACCGCCGATCCGCTCGACGCCGGCGAACGCGCGCGCGCGATCGGCTTCGATACCGACGTGCCGCTCGCGACGATCCGGTCGGCCGGATATTGGCGGGCGGTGCTCGACGTGCTCGACGCCGCGAGTGCGGACGCACCCGCAACGGGCTGA
- a CDS encoding Acg family FMN-binding oxidoreductase, with amino-acid sequence METSPLQTTPHEAIPPFDPSASVEDKLRLAIHYATLAPSSHNTQPWRFILGDASVMLCADRLRALSVVDPYDRELLISCGAALLNLRVALSRFGFAYTIDMFPSTSDPDVIALVRLDPHGYHDESLVPLFDAIVERVTTRMPYANEAVPCEVQRALVAAGAAEGAEIACVDAPDARNEIAELIADADRLQFADPRFRRELANWVHPRRQNDGMPAFAAGVPALLDFATPVVASAIRTFDLGGGLAAMHHKLVDGSPLIVGISTASDDHDAWVAAGQALERVLLVATAAGLTASYLNQPIEIAALRERLRPLLHVDAHPQLLLRVGRGPVVAHAPRRPMMDVVS; translated from the coding sequence ATGGAAACATCCCCGCTCCAGACGACGCCGCACGAAGCCATCCCGCCATTCGATCCGTCGGCGAGCGTCGAGGACAAGCTGCGCCTCGCGATCCACTACGCGACACTCGCGCCGTCGAGCCACAACACGCAGCCGTGGCGCTTCATTCTCGGCGACGCGTCGGTGATGCTGTGCGCGGACCGGCTGCGCGCGCTGTCCGTCGTCGATCCGTACGATCGCGAGCTCCTCATCAGTTGCGGCGCGGCGCTCCTCAACCTGCGCGTCGCGCTGAGCCGCTTCGGTTTCGCGTACACGATCGACATGTTCCCGTCGACGTCGGACCCCGACGTGATCGCGCTCGTGCGGCTCGATCCGCACGGCTACCACGACGAGAGCCTCGTGCCGCTGTTCGATGCGATCGTCGAGCGCGTGACGACCCGCATGCCCTACGCGAACGAAGCGGTGCCGTGCGAAGTCCAGCGCGCGCTCGTCGCCGCCGGCGCGGCCGAGGGCGCGGAGATCGCCTGCGTCGACGCGCCCGACGCGCGCAACGAGATCGCCGAGCTGATCGCCGACGCCGACCGCCTGCAATTCGCCGATCCGCGCTTTCGCCGCGAGCTCGCGAACTGGGTGCATCCGCGCCGCCAGAACGACGGGATGCCCGCGTTCGCCGCCGGCGTGCCCGCGCTGCTCGACTTCGCGACGCCCGTCGTCGCGTCGGCGATCCGCACGTTCGATCTCGGCGGCGGCCTGGCGGCGATGCATCACAAACTCGTCGACGGCTCGCCGCTCATCGTCGGCATCTCGACCGCGAGCGACGATCACGACGCCTGGGTCGCGGCCGGCCAGGCGCTCGAACGCGTGCTGCTCGTCGCGACGGCCGCCGGGCTCACCGCGTCGTATCTGAATCAGCCGATCGAGATCGCCGCGCTGCGCGAAAGGCTGCGCCCGCTGCTGCACGTCGACGCGCACCCGCAACTGCTGCTGCGAGTCGGACGCGGCCCGGTCGTCGCGCACGCGCCGCGGCGCCCGATGATGGACGTCGTGTCTTGA
- a CDS encoding SulP family inorganic anion transporter, giving the protein MIERERAARGRDAARRGGDEGSGGGEAWRRWLPGVAALRAYRRAWLARDLYAGVALTAVLVPVGMSYAQAAGLPVIAGLNASIAALLGYAIFGPSRILVLGPDSALAALIAGAIAPLAHGDPAHAVALSAALALMSGGFCVLAGLLKFGFVTDLLSKPIQYGYLNGLALTLVASQLPGLLGAAPPSGTCIDAVASIAATVAQGRIDFVSLALGGGCLVGIVLLRRVAPAWPGMLIAVAAASAAAAWLGAAPEAAGANAHVANAHVAYAHVAYAHVALVGSLAGTLPPLGLPSISLADASRLVAGALAIAMVSVADISVLSRVFAQHDGSEADRNQELIALGAANLLAGVLRGCAVSGSSSRTPVALAAGARTQLTSVVAAACIALLLVAPTLLARVPLPALAAVVVYAAYGLVDVRAIVRLYRVRRGECAVSVLCFAGVVLLGVVPGILLAVGLSLLSFVWRAWHPYDAVLGHVEGMHGYHDVSRHPDARRMPGLVAFRWDAPLFHANAAIFRDHVRDAIAEARAPVRCVVIAAEPITDVDVTAADMLATLRDELAARRIALVFAEMKGPVKDRLRTYGLFDKIGADHFFPTVTDAIAHFAQMRKDVATARRARR; this is encoded by the coding sequence TTGATCGAGCGGGAACGCGCCGCGCGCGGGCGGGACGCCGCGCGGCGCGGTGGCGATGAAGGCAGCGGCGGCGGCGAAGCGTGGCGGCGCTGGCTGCCGGGCGTCGCGGCGCTGCGCGCGTACCGGCGCGCATGGCTCGCGCGGGATCTGTACGCGGGCGTCGCGCTGACCGCGGTGCTGGTGCCCGTCGGCATGAGCTACGCACAGGCGGCGGGCCTGCCTGTCATCGCCGGCCTGAACGCGTCGATCGCCGCGCTTCTCGGCTACGCGATCTTCGGGCCGAGCCGGATTCTCGTGCTCGGCCCCGACTCGGCGCTCGCCGCGCTGATCGCCGGCGCGATCGCGCCGCTCGCGCACGGCGACCCCGCGCACGCGGTCGCGCTCTCCGCCGCGCTCGCGCTGATGTCCGGCGGCTTCTGCGTGCTCGCCGGCCTGCTGAAGTTCGGCTTCGTCACCGATCTGCTGTCCAAGCCGATTCAGTACGGCTATCTGAACGGGCTCGCGCTGACGCTGGTCGCGAGCCAGCTCCCGGGCCTGCTCGGCGCCGCGCCGCCCAGCGGCACGTGCATCGACGCGGTCGCGAGCATCGCCGCGACCGTCGCGCAAGGCCGCATCGACTTCGTGTCGCTCGCGCTCGGCGGCGGCTGCCTCGTCGGCATCGTGCTGCTGCGGCGCGTCGCGCCCGCGTGGCCCGGCATGCTGATCGCGGTCGCCGCCGCGTCGGCCGCCGCCGCTTGGCTCGGCGCGGCGCCGGAAGCGGCCGGCGCGAATGCGCATGTCGCAAACGCGCACGTCGCCTACGCGCACGTCGCCTACGCGCACGTCGCCCTCGTCGGCTCGCTCGCCGGGACCCTGCCGCCGCTCGGCCTGCCGTCGATCTCGCTCGCCGACGCGAGCCGGCTCGTCGCCGGCGCACTCGCGATCGCGATGGTGTCGGTCGCCGACATCAGCGTGCTGTCGCGCGTGTTCGCGCAGCACGACGGCAGCGAAGCCGATCGCAATCAGGAACTGATCGCGCTCGGCGCGGCGAACCTGCTCGCCGGCGTGCTGCGCGGCTGCGCGGTCAGCGGCAGCTCGTCGCGCACGCCCGTCGCGCTCGCGGCCGGCGCGCGCACGCAGTTGACAAGCGTCGTCGCGGCCGCCTGCATCGCGCTGCTGCTCGTCGCGCCGACGCTGCTCGCCCGCGTGCCGCTCCCGGCGCTCGCGGCCGTCGTCGTCTATGCGGCATACGGGCTCGTCGACGTGCGCGCGATCGTCCGGCTCTACCGCGTGCGCCGCGGCGAATGCGCGGTGTCGGTGCTGTGCTTCGCGGGCGTCGTGCTGCTCGGCGTCGTGCCGGGCATCCTGCTCGCGGTCGGGCTGTCGCTGCTGTCGTTCGTCTGGCGCGCGTGGCACCCGTACGACGCGGTGCTCGGCCACGTCGAGGGGATGCACGGCTATCACGACGTGTCGCGCCATCCGGATGCGCGGCGAATGCCGGGCCTCGTCGCGTTCCGCTGGGACGCGCCGCTGTTCCACGCGAACGCGGCGATCTTTCGCGATCACGTCCGCGACGCGATCGCCGAGGCCCGCGCGCCGGTGCGCTGCGTCGTGATCGCCGCCGAGCCGATCACCGACGTCGACGTCACCGCCGCCGACATGCTCGCGACGCTGCGCGACGAGCTCGCCGCGCGGCGGATCGCGCTGGTTTTCGCGGAAATGAAGGGGCCGGTGAAGGACCGGCTGCGCACGTACGGGCTCTTCGACAAGATCGGCGCCGACCACTTTTTCCCGACGGTGACGGACGCGATCGCGCACTTCGCGCAGATGCGCAAGGACGTGGCGACCGCGCGGCGGGCGCGGCGTTAG